From a region of the Canis lupus dingo isolate Sandy chromosome 5, ASM325472v2, whole genome shotgun sequence genome:
- the NEURL4 gene encoding neuralized-like protein 4 isoform X2 produces MAAGSGGSGGSGGGPGPGPGGGGGPGGSGAGPGSGGELHPRTGRLVSLSACGRTARRQQPGQEFNHGLVLSREPLRDGRVFTVRIDRKVNSWSGSIEIGVTALDPSVLDFPSSATGLKGGSWVVSGCSVLRDGRSVLEEYGQDLDQLGEGDRVGVERTVAGELRLWVNGRDCGVAATGLPARVWAVVDLYGKCTQITVLPPEPGFSPPAPIPTPPLEPSAPPEDSTLTEQATSGDEAFMVSPAQPRPETFPNSLESHNDFASMELSEVVGNAILSAYNGGLLNVNLSSPPAGEGLGSGGAATSPILTSNDALLFHEKCGTLIKLSNNNKTAERRRPLDEFNNGVVMTNRPLRDNEMFEIRIDKLVDKWSGSIEIGVTTHNPNNLEYPATMTNLQSGTIMMSGCGILTNGKGTRREYCEFSLDELQEGDHIGLTRKSNSALHFFINGIDQGVATPLTPPVVYGVVDLYGMAVKVTIVHNNNHSDRLRRNNAILRALSPEGALRRATPATQAEPERLLFHPNCGQKAAITHEGRTALRPQYGPCATDDFNHGVVLSSRALRDGEVFQVRIDKMVDKWAGSIEIGVTTHNPAYLQLPSTMTNLRSGTWMMTGNGVMHNGTTILDEYGHNLDRLKVGEQAGDTVGVVRREDGTLHFFVNGMTQGPAAWNVPPGVYAVVDLYGQAAQATIVDDVEVPPAPEPLSEGNNQVSPSSPSSGAGGSDLRFHQLHGSNAVITNGGRTALRHNCRSEFNDAIVISNRALRDGELFEIVIQKMVDRWSGSIEAGVTAIRPEDLEFPNTMTDIDYDTWMLSGTAIMQDGNTMRNNYGCDLDALGTGARIGMMRTAKGDLHYFINGQDQGAACSGLPPEVYAVVDLYGQCVQVSITNATGPMDNSLATSNTATEKSFPLHSPAAGVAHRFHSTCGKNVALEEDGTRAVRAVGYAHGLVFSTKELKTEEVFEVKVEELDEKWAGSLRLGLTTLAPGEMGPGAGGGPGLPPSLPELRTKTTWMVSSCEVRRDGQLQRMNYGRSLERLGVGSRVGIRRGADDTMHILVDGEDMGPAATGIAKNVWAVLDLYGPVRSVSVVSSTRLEEPEGTQPPSPSSDTGSEAEEDDDGEEHSLRGQSQVAMMSTSLEFLENHGKNILLSNGNRTATRVASYNQGIVVINQPLVPQLLVQVRIDFLNRQWTSSLVLGVITCPPERLNFPASACALKRAAWLLRGRGIFHNGLKICEKFGPNLDTCPEGTILGLRLDSSGGLHLHVNGMDQGVAVSDVPQPCHALVDLYGQCEQVTIVSPEPGAASGKSAGTQGDMEKADMVDGIKESVCWGPLPAASPLKSCEYHALCSRFQELLLLPEDYFMPPPKRSLCYCESCRKLRGGSQEGAWKKPQNLYWSRGGSLSSLPGLHPRVNPRLEAGTMTKKWHMAYHGSNVAAIRRVLDRGELGAGTASILSCRPLKGKPGVGFEEPGENCAPPREEQPPSVLLSPSLQYAGAETLASKVQFRDPKSQRTHQAQVAFQVCVRPGSYTPGPPSATLREPPDPHFSPAELEWITKEKGATLLYALLVRVE; encoded by the exons ATGGCGGCGGGGTCGGGTGGGAGCGGGGGCTCCGGGGGTGGCCCCGGGCCGGggcctggcgggggtgggggccccgGCGGGAGCGGCGCAGGGCCGGGGTCCGGCGGGGAGTTGCACCCCCGCACCGGGCGCCTGGTGAGCCTGTCGGCCTGCGGGCGTACCGCGCGGCGGCAGCAGCCGGGCCAGGAGTTTAACCACGGGCTGGTGTTGAGCCGGGAGCCCTTGCGCGATGGACGCGTCTTCACCGTCCGCATCGACCGCAAG GTCAACTCCTGGAGTGGCTCCATTGAGATTGGGGTGACGGCCCTAGACCCCAGTGTTCTGGACTTCCCAAGCAGCGCCACAGGGCTGAAGGGGGGCTCATGGGTAGTGTCAGGCTGCTCGGTGTTGAGGGATGGACGCTCTGTGCTGGAGGAGTATGGTCAGGACCTGGACCAGCTTGGTGAAGGGGACCGTGTGGGCGTGGAGCGCACAGTTGCTGGGGAGCTGCGGCTCTGGGTGAATGGGCGGGACTGTGGTGTTGCCGCCACGGGCCTCCCCGCCCGGGTCTGGGCCGTGGTGGACCTTTACGGCAAGTGCACCCAGATCACCGTGCTGCCCCCCGAGCCAGGTTTCAGCCCCCCTGCTCCCATCCCCACACCTCCCCTCGAGCCCTCTGCACCCCCTGAAGATTCCACCTTGACTGAACAGGCGACCTCTGGGGATGAAG CCTTCATGGTGTCCCCAGCGCAGCCCCGGCCGGAGACGTTTCCTAACAGCCTTGAGTCGCATAATG ACTTTGCCAGCATGGAGCTCTCTGAGGTGGTGGGCAACGCCATCCTTTCTGCCTACAACGGGGGGCTCCTAAATGTGAACCTGAGCTCCCCACCGGCAGGGGAAGGACTGGGGTCTGGCGGGGCTGCCACCTCGCCCATCCTCACCTCCAACGACGCCCTGCTCTTTCACGAGAAGTGTGGGACTCTCATCAAACTCAGCAACAACAATAAGACAGCTGAGCGCCGCCGGCCCCTGGACGAATTCAACAACGGGGTTGTCATGACCAACCGCCCTCTCCGGGACAATGAGATGTTTGAG ATCCGCATTGACAAGCTCGTAGACAAGTGGTCGGGCTCCATTGAGATTGGTGTCACCACCCACAACCCCAACAACCTGGAGTACCCTGCCACCATGACCAATTTACAGTCAG GCACCATCATGATGAGCGGCTGTGGGATCCTGACCAATGGCAAGGGCACCCGCCGGGAGTACTGTGAATTCAGCCTGGATGAGCTGCAG GAGGGCGACCACATTGGTCTCACAAGGAAGTCCAACTCAGCCCTGCACTTCTTTATCAATGGCATTGATCAGG GCGTGGCTACCCCACTGACACCCCCAGTGGTGTACGGCGTGGTGGACTTGTACGGGATGGCTGTGAAGGTGACCATCGTCCACAATAACAACCACAGCGACCGGCTGCGTCGAAACAATGCCATCCTGCGGGCACTGTCCCCCGAGGGCGCCCTGCGTCGCGCCACTCCTGCCACCCAGGCAGAGCCCGAGCGCCTGCTCTTCCACCCTAACTGCGGGCAGAAGGCAGCTATCACCCACGAGGGACGCACTGCCCTGAGGCCCCAGTATGGCCCATG TGCCACAGATGACTTCAACCATGGCGTGGTGCTGAGTAGCAGAGCCCTGCGGGACGGAGAGGTGTTTCAGGTGCGCATCGACAAGATGGTGGACAAGTGGGCTGGCTCCATTGAGATTGGTGTCACCACCCACAACCCTGCCTACCTCCAGTTGCCCTCCACCATGACCAACTTGCGCTCTG GGACCTGGATGATGACCGGGAATGGGGTGATGCACAACGGAACGACCATTTTGGACGAGTATGGGCACAATCTGGACCGCCTCAAGGTGGGGGAGCAG GCAGGGGACACTGTGGGCGTGGTGCGGCGGGAGGACGGGACCCTGCACTTCTTCGTCAACGGGATGACCCAGGGCCCTGCGGCCTGGAATGTGCCCCCTGGCGTCTACGCTGTTGTGGACCTCTATGGCCAGGCAGCCCAAGCTACCATTGTGGATGACGTGG AGGTGCCCCCGGCCCCTGAGCCCCTCTCTGAAGGGAACAACCAGGTGTCTCCCAGCTCCCCATCATCAGGGGCCGGGGGCTCTGACCTGCGCTTCCATCAGCTGCACGGCAGTAATGCAGTCATCACCAACGGGGGCCGCACCGCACTCCGGCACAACTGCCGCAGCGAGTTCAATGACGCCATCGTCATCTCCAACCG GGCCCTGCGGGACGGAGAGCTGTTTGAAATCGTTATTCAGAAGATGGTGGACCGCTGGTCAGGCTCCATTGAGGCTG GAGTGACTGCCATTCGGCCGGAAGACCTCGAATTCCCCAACACCATGACAGACATTGACTACGACACATGGATGCTGAG TGGCACGGCCATCATGCAAGACGGGAACACGATGCGCAACAACTACGGGTGTGACCTGGACGCCCTGGGCACGGGTGCACGCATCGGCATGATGCGAACAGCCAAGGGTGACCTGCACTACTTCATCAACGGCCAGGACCAAGGCGCCGCCTGCTCAGGCTTGCCTCCGG AGGTGTACGCAGTAGTGGATCTTTACGGCCAGTGTGTCCAAGTGTCCATCACCAATGCCACCGGCCCCATGGACAACAGCTTGGCAACCAGCAACACTGCCACCGAGAAATCCTTCCCTTTGCACTCCCCAG CGGCTGGCGTGGCTCACCGATTCCACAGTACTTGCGGCAAGAATGTGGCCCTGGAGGAGGATGGCACAAGGGCGGTACGTGCGGTGGGCTATGCGCATGGCCTGGTCTTCAGCACCAAGGAACTCAAGACGGAGGAAGTATTTGAG GTGAAAGTAGAGGAACTGGATGAGAAGTGGGCGGGCTCCCTCCGGCTGGGGCTGACCACACTAGCGCCCGGGGAGATGGGGCCTGGCGCAggtgggggcccagggctgcctccctccctcccggagCTCCGGACAAAGACCACCTGGATGGTGTCCAGCTGTGAAGTGAGGCGTGACGGGCAGCTCCAGAGGATGAACTACGGCCGGAGCCTGGAGAGGCTGGGG GTGGGGAGCCGCGTGGGCATTCGTCGGGGCGCAGATGACACGATGCACATCCTGGTGGATGGAGAGGACATGGGGCCCGCAGCTACCGGCATTGCCAAG AATGTGTGGGCCGTGCTGGATCTCTACGGGCCGGTACGGAGTGTGTCTGTGGTCAGCTCCACAAGGCTGGAGGAGCCCGAGGGCACCCAGCCTCCATCTCCCAGCTCGGACACGGGCAGCGAGGCCGAGGAAGATGACGATGGGGAGGAGCACAGCTTGAGA GGTCAGAGTCAAGTGGCCATGATGTCGACGTCACTGGAGTTCCTGGAGAACCATGGGAAGAATATCCTTTTGTCCAACGGGAACCGTACGGCCACACGCGTAGCCAGCTACAACCAGGGCATCGTTGTCATCAACCAGCCCCTGGTGCCCCAGCTCCTAGTCCAG GTGCGGATAGACTTCCTGAACCGGCAGTGGACATCTTCCCTGGTCCTGGGAGTCATCACCTGCCCGCCTGAGAGGCTCAACTTCCCTGCTTCTGCCTGCGCCCTCAAACGGGCAGCCTGGCTGCTGCGGGGCCGGGGCATCTTCCACAATGGTCTCAAG ATTTGTGAGAAGTTTGGGCCAAATCTGGACACGTGTCCTGAAGGCACCATCCTGGGGCTGCGGCTAGACAGCTCTGGGGGCCTGCATCTCCACGTCAATGGGATGGACCAGGGGGTGGCGGTATCAGATGTCCCCCAGCCCTGCCATGCGCTTGTGGACCTCTATGGGCAGTGTGAGCAG GTGACAATCGTGAGTCCTGAACCAGGGGCAGCCAGTGGGAAGAGTGCTGGAACCCAAGGGGACATGGAGAAAGCGGACATGGTGGATG GTATCAAGGAAAGTGTGTGCTGGGGCCCCCTGCCAGCTGCCAGCCCTCTCAAGAGCTGCGAGTACCACGCCCTCTGCTCCCGCTTCCAAGAACTGCTGTTGCTTCCTG AGGACTATTTCATGCCTCCACCCAAGCGGAGCCTGTGCTACTGTGAGTCTTGCCGGAAGCTTCGAG GAGGCTCCCAAGAGGGTGCGTGGAAGAAGCCACAGAACCTTTACTGGTCGAGGGGAGGATCTTTGTCCAGTCTGCCCGGTCTACACCCTAGGGTGAATCCCCGCCTGGAAGCTGGAACGATGACTAAGAAGTGGCACATGGCATATCACGGGAGCAACGTGGCAGCCATCCGGAGGGTGCTAGACCGAGGAGAGCTGGGAGCAG GCACCGCCTCCATCCTGAGCTGCCGGCCCTTGAAAGGCAAGCCTGGGGTGGGGTTTGAGGAGCCTGGCGAGAACTGCGCCCCACCCCGGGAGGAGCAGCCCCCTTCCGTCTTGctgtccccctccctccagtATGCTGGGGCCGAGACCCTAGCGTCCAAAGTGCA ATTCCGGGATCCCAAGTCCCAGCGAACGCACCAGGCCCAGGTGGCGTTCCAGGTGTGCGTGCGCCCGGGCTCCTACACCCCCGGACCCCCTTCGGCCACCCTCCGAGAACCTCCCGACCCTCACTTCAGCCCCGCAGAACTCGAGTGGATAACCAAGGAGAAGGGGGCCACACTCCTCTATGCCCTGCTGGTGCGGGTGGAGTGA
- the NEURL4 gene encoding neuralized-like protein 4 isoform X1, translating into MAAGSGGSGGSGGGPGPGPGGGGGPGGSGAGPGSGGELHPRTGRLVSLSACGRTARRQQPGQEFNHGLVLSREPLRDGRVFTVRIDRKVNSWSGSIEIGVTALDPSVLDFPSSATGLKGGSWVVSGCSVLRDGRSVLEEYGQDLDQLGEGDRVGVERTVAGELRLWVNGRDCGVAATGLPARVWAVVDLYGKCTQITVLPPEPGFSPPAPIPTPPLEPSAPPEDSTLTEQATSGDEAFMVSPAQPRPETFPNSLESHNDFASMELSEVVGNAILSAYNGGLLNVNLSSPPAGEGLGSGGAATSPILTSNDALLFHEKCGTLIKLSNNNKTAERRRPLDEFNNGVVMTNRPLRDNEMFEIRIDKLVDKWSGSIEIGVTTHNPNNLEYPATMTNLQSGTIMMSGCGILTNGKGTRREYCEFSLDELQEGDHIGLTRKSNSALHFFINGIDQGVATPLTPPVVYGVVDLYGMAVKVTIVHNNNHSDRLRRNNAILRALSPEGALRRATPATQAEPERLLFHPNCGQKAAITHEGRTALRPQYGPCATDDFNHGVVLSSRALRDGEVFQVRIDKMVDKWAGSIEIGVTTHNPAYLQLPSTMTNLRSGTWMMTGNGVMHNGTTILDEYGHNLDRLKVGEQAGDTVGVVRREDGTLHFFVNGMTQGPAAWNVPPGVYAVVDLYGQAAQATIVDDVEVPPAPEPLSEGNNQVSPSSPSSGAGGSDLRFHQLHGSNAVITNGGRTALRHNCRSEFNDAIVISNRALRDGELFEIVIQKMVDRWSGSIEAGVTAIRPEDLEFPNTMTDIDYDTWMLSGTAIMQDGNTMRNNYGCDLDALGTGARIGMMRTAKGDLHYFINGQDQGAACSGLPPGKEVYAVVDLYGQCVQVSITNATGPMDNSLATSNTATEKSFPLHSPAAGVAHRFHSTCGKNVALEEDGTRAVRAVGYAHGLVFSTKELKTEEVFEVKVEELDEKWAGSLRLGLTTLAPGEMGPGAGGGPGLPPSLPELRTKTTWMVSSCEVRRDGQLQRMNYGRSLERLGVGSRVGIRRGADDTMHILVDGEDMGPAATGIAKNVWAVLDLYGPVRSVSVVSSTRLEEPEGTQPPSPSSDTGSEAEEDDDGEEHSLRGQSQVAMMSTSLEFLENHGKNILLSNGNRTATRVASYNQGIVVINQPLVPQLLVQVRIDFLNRQWTSSLVLGVITCPPERLNFPASACALKRAAWLLRGRGIFHNGLKICEKFGPNLDTCPEGTILGLRLDSSGGLHLHVNGMDQGVAVSDVPQPCHALVDLYGQCEQVTIVSPEPGAASGKSAGTQGDMEKADMVDGIKESVCWGPLPAASPLKSCEYHALCSRFQELLLLPEDYFMPPPKRSLCYCESCRKLRGGSQEGAWKKPQNLYWSRGGSLSSLPGLHPRVNPRLEAGTMTKKWHMAYHGSNVAAIRRVLDRGELGAGTASILSCRPLKGKPGVGFEEPGENCAPPREEQPPSVLLSPSLQYAGAETLASKVQFRDPKSQRTHQAQVAFQVCVRPGSYTPGPPSATLREPPDPHFSPAELEWITKEKGATLLYALLVRVE; encoded by the exons ATGGCGGCGGGGTCGGGTGGGAGCGGGGGCTCCGGGGGTGGCCCCGGGCCGGggcctggcgggggtgggggccccgGCGGGAGCGGCGCAGGGCCGGGGTCCGGCGGGGAGTTGCACCCCCGCACCGGGCGCCTGGTGAGCCTGTCGGCCTGCGGGCGTACCGCGCGGCGGCAGCAGCCGGGCCAGGAGTTTAACCACGGGCTGGTGTTGAGCCGGGAGCCCTTGCGCGATGGACGCGTCTTCACCGTCCGCATCGACCGCAAG GTCAACTCCTGGAGTGGCTCCATTGAGATTGGGGTGACGGCCCTAGACCCCAGTGTTCTGGACTTCCCAAGCAGCGCCACAGGGCTGAAGGGGGGCTCATGGGTAGTGTCAGGCTGCTCGGTGTTGAGGGATGGACGCTCTGTGCTGGAGGAGTATGGTCAGGACCTGGACCAGCTTGGTGAAGGGGACCGTGTGGGCGTGGAGCGCACAGTTGCTGGGGAGCTGCGGCTCTGGGTGAATGGGCGGGACTGTGGTGTTGCCGCCACGGGCCTCCCCGCCCGGGTCTGGGCCGTGGTGGACCTTTACGGCAAGTGCACCCAGATCACCGTGCTGCCCCCCGAGCCAGGTTTCAGCCCCCCTGCTCCCATCCCCACACCTCCCCTCGAGCCCTCTGCACCCCCTGAAGATTCCACCTTGACTGAACAGGCGACCTCTGGGGATGAAG CCTTCATGGTGTCCCCAGCGCAGCCCCGGCCGGAGACGTTTCCTAACAGCCTTGAGTCGCATAATG ACTTTGCCAGCATGGAGCTCTCTGAGGTGGTGGGCAACGCCATCCTTTCTGCCTACAACGGGGGGCTCCTAAATGTGAACCTGAGCTCCCCACCGGCAGGGGAAGGACTGGGGTCTGGCGGGGCTGCCACCTCGCCCATCCTCACCTCCAACGACGCCCTGCTCTTTCACGAGAAGTGTGGGACTCTCATCAAACTCAGCAACAACAATAAGACAGCTGAGCGCCGCCGGCCCCTGGACGAATTCAACAACGGGGTTGTCATGACCAACCGCCCTCTCCGGGACAATGAGATGTTTGAG ATCCGCATTGACAAGCTCGTAGACAAGTGGTCGGGCTCCATTGAGATTGGTGTCACCACCCACAACCCCAACAACCTGGAGTACCCTGCCACCATGACCAATTTACAGTCAG GCACCATCATGATGAGCGGCTGTGGGATCCTGACCAATGGCAAGGGCACCCGCCGGGAGTACTGTGAATTCAGCCTGGATGAGCTGCAG GAGGGCGACCACATTGGTCTCACAAGGAAGTCCAACTCAGCCCTGCACTTCTTTATCAATGGCATTGATCAGG GCGTGGCTACCCCACTGACACCCCCAGTGGTGTACGGCGTGGTGGACTTGTACGGGATGGCTGTGAAGGTGACCATCGTCCACAATAACAACCACAGCGACCGGCTGCGTCGAAACAATGCCATCCTGCGGGCACTGTCCCCCGAGGGCGCCCTGCGTCGCGCCACTCCTGCCACCCAGGCAGAGCCCGAGCGCCTGCTCTTCCACCCTAACTGCGGGCAGAAGGCAGCTATCACCCACGAGGGACGCACTGCCCTGAGGCCCCAGTATGGCCCATG TGCCACAGATGACTTCAACCATGGCGTGGTGCTGAGTAGCAGAGCCCTGCGGGACGGAGAGGTGTTTCAGGTGCGCATCGACAAGATGGTGGACAAGTGGGCTGGCTCCATTGAGATTGGTGTCACCACCCACAACCCTGCCTACCTCCAGTTGCCCTCCACCATGACCAACTTGCGCTCTG GGACCTGGATGATGACCGGGAATGGGGTGATGCACAACGGAACGACCATTTTGGACGAGTATGGGCACAATCTGGACCGCCTCAAGGTGGGGGAGCAG GCAGGGGACACTGTGGGCGTGGTGCGGCGGGAGGACGGGACCCTGCACTTCTTCGTCAACGGGATGACCCAGGGCCCTGCGGCCTGGAATGTGCCCCCTGGCGTCTACGCTGTTGTGGACCTCTATGGCCAGGCAGCCCAAGCTACCATTGTGGATGACGTGG AGGTGCCCCCGGCCCCTGAGCCCCTCTCTGAAGGGAACAACCAGGTGTCTCCCAGCTCCCCATCATCAGGGGCCGGGGGCTCTGACCTGCGCTTCCATCAGCTGCACGGCAGTAATGCAGTCATCACCAACGGGGGCCGCACCGCACTCCGGCACAACTGCCGCAGCGAGTTCAATGACGCCATCGTCATCTCCAACCG GGCCCTGCGGGACGGAGAGCTGTTTGAAATCGTTATTCAGAAGATGGTGGACCGCTGGTCAGGCTCCATTGAGGCTG GAGTGACTGCCATTCGGCCGGAAGACCTCGAATTCCCCAACACCATGACAGACATTGACTACGACACATGGATGCTGAG TGGCACGGCCATCATGCAAGACGGGAACACGATGCGCAACAACTACGGGTGTGACCTGGACGCCCTGGGCACGGGTGCACGCATCGGCATGATGCGAACAGCCAAGGGTGACCTGCACTACTTCATCAACGGCCAGGACCAAGGCGCCGCCTGCTCAGGCTTGCCTCCGGGTAAAG AGGTGTACGCAGTAGTGGATCTTTACGGCCAGTGTGTCCAAGTGTCCATCACCAATGCCACCGGCCCCATGGACAACAGCTTGGCAACCAGCAACACTGCCACCGAGAAATCCTTCCCTTTGCACTCCCCAG CGGCTGGCGTGGCTCACCGATTCCACAGTACTTGCGGCAAGAATGTGGCCCTGGAGGAGGATGGCACAAGGGCGGTACGTGCGGTGGGCTATGCGCATGGCCTGGTCTTCAGCACCAAGGAACTCAAGACGGAGGAAGTATTTGAG GTGAAAGTAGAGGAACTGGATGAGAAGTGGGCGGGCTCCCTCCGGCTGGGGCTGACCACACTAGCGCCCGGGGAGATGGGGCCTGGCGCAggtgggggcccagggctgcctccctccctcccggagCTCCGGACAAAGACCACCTGGATGGTGTCCAGCTGTGAAGTGAGGCGTGACGGGCAGCTCCAGAGGATGAACTACGGCCGGAGCCTGGAGAGGCTGGGG GTGGGGAGCCGCGTGGGCATTCGTCGGGGCGCAGATGACACGATGCACATCCTGGTGGATGGAGAGGACATGGGGCCCGCAGCTACCGGCATTGCCAAG AATGTGTGGGCCGTGCTGGATCTCTACGGGCCGGTACGGAGTGTGTCTGTGGTCAGCTCCACAAGGCTGGAGGAGCCCGAGGGCACCCAGCCTCCATCTCCCAGCTCGGACACGGGCAGCGAGGCCGAGGAAGATGACGATGGGGAGGAGCACAGCTTGAGA GGTCAGAGTCAAGTGGCCATGATGTCGACGTCACTGGAGTTCCTGGAGAACCATGGGAAGAATATCCTTTTGTCCAACGGGAACCGTACGGCCACACGCGTAGCCAGCTACAACCAGGGCATCGTTGTCATCAACCAGCCCCTGGTGCCCCAGCTCCTAGTCCAG GTGCGGATAGACTTCCTGAACCGGCAGTGGACATCTTCCCTGGTCCTGGGAGTCATCACCTGCCCGCCTGAGAGGCTCAACTTCCCTGCTTCTGCCTGCGCCCTCAAACGGGCAGCCTGGCTGCTGCGGGGCCGGGGCATCTTCCACAATGGTCTCAAG ATTTGTGAGAAGTTTGGGCCAAATCTGGACACGTGTCCTGAAGGCACCATCCTGGGGCTGCGGCTAGACAGCTCTGGGGGCCTGCATCTCCACGTCAATGGGATGGACCAGGGGGTGGCGGTATCAGATGTCCCCCAGCCCTGCCATGCGCTTGTGGACCTCTATGGGCAGTGTGAGCAG GTGACAATCGTGAGTCCTGAACCAGGGGCAGCCAGTGGGAAGAGTGCTGGAACCCAAGGGGACATGGAGAAAGCGGACATGGTGGATG GTATCAAGGAAAGTGTGTGCTGGGGCCCCCTGCCAGCTGCCAGCCCTCTCAAGAGCTGCGAGTACCACGCCCTCTGCTCCCGCTTCCAAGAACTGCTGTTGCTTCCTG AGGACTATTTCATGCCTCCACCCAAGCGGAGCCTGTGCTACTGTGAGTCTTGCCGGAAGCTTCGAG GAGGCTCCCAAGAGGGTGCGTGGAAGAAGCCACAGAACCTTTACTGGTCGAGGGGAGGATCTTTGTCCAGTCTGCCCGGTCTACACCCTAGGGTGAATCCCCGCCTGGAAGCTGGAACGATGACTAAGAAGTGGCACATGGCATATCACGGGAGCAACGTGGCAGCCATCCGGAGGGTGCTAGACCGAGGAGAGCTGGGAGCAG GCACCGCCTCCATCCTGAGCTGCCGGCCCTTGAAAGGCAAGCCTGGGGTGGGGTTTGAGGAGCCTGGCGAGAACTGCGCCCCACCCCGGGAGGAGCAGCCCCCTTCCGTCTTGctgtccccctccctccagtATGCTGGGGCCGAGACCCTAGCGTCCAAAGTGCA ATTCCGGGATCCCAAGTCCCAGCGAACGCACCAGGCCCAGGTGGCGTTCCAGGTGTGCGTGCGCCCGGGCTCCTACACCCCCGGACCCCCTTCGGCCACCCTCCGAGAACCTCCCGACCCTCACTTCAGCCCCGCAGAACTCGAGTGGATAACCAAGGAGAAGGGGGCCACACTCCTCTATGCCCTGCTGGTGCGGGTGGAGTGA